Proteins encoded within one genomic window of Ranitomeya variabilis isolate aRanVar5 chromosome 4, aRanVar5.hap1, whole genome shotgun sequence:
- the IKZF5 gene encoding zinc finger protein Pegasus isoform X1: MGEKKPEALDFVKDFQEYLTQQTHHVNMISGSVSGDKEGDTLQGGPQNHDVFTANSPCLALPAAGTDSDQNGLDHPSVEVSLDDSAGMLVDGFERTYDGKLKCRYCNYASKGTARLIEHIRIHTGEKPHRCHLCPFASAYERHLEAHMRSHTGEKPYKCELCSFRCSDRSNLSHHRRRKHKMLPIKGTRPTLGNKKMWGVLQKKVSSLGYTRRTLINLSPPSMVVHKADYLTDFSHEIPNIHSEAYENLAKATHGGMSRDPQELMVDNPLNQLSTLAGQLSSLPPDTQNPASPDTGPCPDEKPFMIQQPPAPACAPAVSTSVPQSSSPASPEVRPGHHHRNCSPMAGPSSERSGRTSTPSISNSQPSTPAPALPVQDPQLLHHCQHCDMYFADNILYTIHMGCHGFENPFQCNICGCKCKNKYDFACHFARGQHSQH; this comes from the exons ATGGGCGAGAAGAAACCGGAGGCGCTGGACTTTGTCAAAGATTTCCAGGAATATCTCACCCAGCAAACGCACCACGTCAATATGATCTCTGGCTCAGTGAGTGGAGATAAGGAGGGAGACACTTTACAAGGAG GGCCACAAAACCACGATGTGTTCACCGCTAACTCTCCGTGCCTTGCTCTACCGGCAGCTGGGACAGACAGCGATCAGAACGGGCTGGACCACCCGTCTGTGGAGGTGTCTCTGGACGACAGCGCGGGGATGCTGGTGGATGGCTTCGAGCGGACATATGATGGGAAACTAAAGTGCCGTTACTGCAACTACGCCAGCAAAGGCACGGCTCGTCTCATAGAGCACATCCGCATACACACAG GTGAGAAGCCGCACCGCTGTCACCTGTGTCCCTTTGCGTCGGCCTACGAGCGCCACCTGGAGGCTCACATGcgctctcacacaggggagaagccgtacaAGTGTGAGCTGTGTTCCTTTCGCTGCAGTGACCGCAGTAACCTGTCCCACCATCGGCGCCGCAAGCACAAGATGTTGCCCATTAAGGGCACACGTCCCACACTCGGCAACAAGAAAATGTGGGGCGTGCTTCAGAAAAAAGTCAGCAGCTTGGGGTACACCCGGCGAACGCTTATTAACCTCAGCCCACCATCCATGGTGGTGCACAAGGCGGACTACCTGACTGACTTCTCCCATGAAATCCCCAACATCCATAGCGAGGCCTATGAGAACCTAGCCAAGGCTACACATGGAGGAATGTCTAGGGATCCACAGGAACTCATGGTTGACAACCCCTTAAACCAGCTGTCCACTTTGGCTGGGCAGCTTTCCAGCCTTCCTCCGGATACCCAAAATCCGGCGTCACCAGACACAGGGCCTTGTCCTGATGAGAAACCATTCATGATCCAGCAGCCTCCAGCACCAGCCTGTGCCCCAGCTGTCTCCACCAGTGTTCCCCAGAGCTCGTCTCCAGCCAGCCCCGAGGTCCGTCCAGGACACCATCACAGGAACTGTAGCCCCATGGCCGGGCCCAGCAGCGAGCGTAGCGGCCGAACCAGCACCCCAAGCATTAGCAACAGCCAACCTAGTACACCAGCCCCCGCCCTGCCAGTGCAGGACCCCCAACTTCTGCACCACTGCCAGCACTGTGACATGTACTTTGCAGATAACATACTCTATACAATCCACATGGGATGTCATGGATTCGAAAACCCTTTCCAATGCAACATCTGTGGTTGCAAATGCAAAAACAAGTATGACTTTGCTTGCCACTTTGCTCGAGGTCAGCATAGCCAACACTGA
- the IKZF5 gene encoding zinc finger protein Pegasus isoform X2, which produces MGEKKPEALDFVKDFQEYLTQQTHHVNMISGSVSGDKEGDTLQGAGTDSDQNGLDHPSVEVSLDDSAGMLVDGFERTYDGKLKCRYCNYASKGTARLIEHIRIHTGEKPHRCHLCPFASAYERHLEAHMRSHTGEKPYKCELCSFRCSDRSNLSHHRRRKHKMLPIKGTRPTLGNKKMWGVLQKKVSSLGYTRRTLINLSPPSMVVHKADYLTDFSHEIPNIHSEAYENLAKATHGGMSRDPQELMVDNPLNQLSTLAGQLSSLPPDTQNPASPDTGPCPDEKPFMIQQPPAPACAPAVSTSVPQSSSPASPEVRPGHHHRNCSPMAGPSSERSGRTSTPSISNSQPSTPAPALPVQDPQLLHHCQHCDMYFADNILYTIHMGCHGFENPFQCNICGCKCKNKYDFACHFARGQHSQH; this is translated from the exons ATGGGCGAGAAGAAACCGGAGGCGCTGGACTTTGTCAAAGATTTCCAGGAATATCTCACCCAGCAAACGCACCACGTCAATATGATCTCTGGCTCAGTGAGTGGAGATAAGGAGGGAGACACTTTACAAGGAG CTGGGACAGACAGCGATCAGAACGGGCTGGACCACCCGTCTGTGGAGGTGTCTCTGGACGACAGCGCGGGGATGCTGGTGGATGGCTTCGAGCGGACATATGATGGGAAACTAAAGTGCCGTTACTGCAACTACGCCAGCAAAGGCACGGCTCGTCTCATAGAGCACATCCGCATACACACAG GTGAGAAGCCGCACCGCTGTCACCTGTGTCCCTTTGCGTCGGCCTACGAGCGCCACCTGGAGGCTCACATGcgctctcacacaggggagaagccgtacaAGTGTGAGCTGTGTTCCTTTCGCTGCAGTGACCGCAGTAACCTGTCCCACCATCGGCGCCGCAAGCACAAGATGTTGCCCATTAAGGGCACACGTCCCACACTCGGCAACAAGAAAATGTGGGGCGTGCTTCAGAAAAAAGTCAGCAGCTTGGGGTACACCCGGCGAACGCTTATTAACCTCAGCCCACCATCCATGGTGGTGCACAAGGCGGACTACCTGACTGACTTCTCCCATGAAATCCCCAACATCCATAGCGAGGCCTATGAGAACCTAGCCAAGGCTACACATGGAGGAATGTCTAGGGATCCACAGGAACTCATGGTTGACAACCCCTTAAACCAGCTGTCCACTTTGGCTGGGCAGCTTTCCAGCCTTCCTCCGGATACCCAAAATCCGGCGTCACCAGACACAGGGCCTTGTCCTGATGAGAAACCATTCATGATCCAGCAGCCTCCAGCACCAGCCTGTGCCCCAGCTGTCTCCACCAGTGTTCCCCAGAGCTCGTCTCCAGCCAGCCCCGAGGTCCGTCCAGGACACCATCACAGGAACTGTAGCCCCATGGCCGGGCCCAGCAGCGAGCGTAGCGGCCGAACCAGCACCCCAAGCATTAGCAACAGCCAACCTAGTACACCAGCCCCCGCCCTGCCAGTGCAGGACCCCCAACTTCTGCACCACTGCCAGCACTGTGACATGTACTTTGCAGATAACATACTCTATACAATCCACATGGGATGTCATGGATTCGAAAACCCTTTCCAATGCAACATCTGTGGTTGCAAATGCAAAAACAAGTATGACTTTGCTTGCCACTTTGCTCGAGGTCAGCATAGCCAACACTGA
- the PSTK gene encoding L-seryl-tRNA(Sec) kinase isoform X2 encodes MCWKTGKKNLKCSQMVKKNHVNSTFFLRSLRCISDSESGLFWSQRDYSDTKLTSPWKLQRRRLLQCLEHFIISLLNHSPLQPPGGTTEGTWKCFVQCLESQGVISAGEASDRLCLSLTVTSGPVCILLDDNFYYQSMRHAVFQLARTYSLGFCQIFLHCPVDCCLLRNNRRTDRVTDSTIILMDSKIEKPNPEKNSWETRSLFLDSSDGIDMDEVRTRITNLMKEALENPVLPIEDESAEKERDRDICATNLIHREDQNLRRLISETMQMVKGLVSAKDMKNIAQELQQAKCKALDQLRQSITGQTVLTASAESISGVQSSFREEVDCIVQRYSRRAQTGCPIAPSDST; translated from the exons ATGtgctggaaaactggaaaaaaaaatctcaaatgcagtcaaatggtgaaaaaaaaccacGTAAATTCCACCTTTTTTTTGCGTTCATTGCGCTGCATAAGTGACTCCGAGTCCGGATTATTCTGGTCACAGCGCGATTACAGCGACACCAAACTT ACGTCTCCCTGGAAGCTTCAGCGTCGGCGCCTCCTGCAGTGTCTGGAGCACTTCATTATATCTCTGCTCAATCATTCGCCTTTACAGCCCCCAGGTGGGACCACGGAAGGAACCTGGAAGTGCTTTGTTCAATGCCTGGAAAGTCAAGGCGTGATCTCTGCTGGAGAAGCCTCCGACCGTCTCTGTCTGTCACTGACTGTGACGTCCGGTCCTGTCTGTATTCTCCTGGACGATAACTTCTACTATCAGAGCATGCGCCATGCGGTGTTCCAGCTGGCCCGGACCT ACTCTCTTGGGTTCTGCCAGATATTTTTGCATTGTCCGGTTGACTGCTGCTTACTGCGGAACAACAGGAGGACGGATCGGGTCACGGATAGCACAATAATCCTGATGGACTCCAAAATAGAGAAGCCGAATCCTGAGAAAAACTCCTGGGAAACAAGAAGCTTATTCCTGGACAGCTCCGATGGAATCGATATGGACGA AGTCCGTACAAGAATCACCAATTTAATGAAGGAAGCCTTGGAGAATCCTGTTCTGCCGATCGAGGATGAGAGCGCGGAGAAG GAGAGGGATCGGGATATTTGTGCCACCAACCTCATCCATCGAGAAGATCAAAATCTTCGGCGCCTCATCTCGGAGACCATGCAGATGGTGAAGG GTTTGGTCTCCGCAAAGGATATGAAGAATATTGCACAAGAACTGCAGCAAGCGAAGTGTAAAGCCCTTGATCAGCTAAGGCAAAGTATAACAGGACAGACTGTTCTCACTGCCAGCGCAGAGAGTATCTCCGGGGTACAATCCTCCTTTAGAGAAGAAGTGGACTGTATTGTGCAGAGATACTCGCGCAGGGCTCAGACGGGTTGTCCTATAGCTCCGTCTGATAGTACGTAG
- the PSTK gene encoding L-seryl-tRNA(Sec) kinase isoform X1, whose protein sequence is MTDTSMDEPNKNCHIGLCLLCGLPGAGKSTLARQLKNGHSGFPVVVISYDDVMADLSFKEDAVHEYRDVSCQSENEGGRETSPWKLQRRRLLQCLEHFIISLLNHSPLQPPGGTTEGTWKCFVQCLESQGVISAGEASDRLCLSLTVTSGPVCILLDDNFYYQSMRHAVFQLARTYSLGFCQIFLHCPVDCCLLRNNRRTDRVTDSTIILMDSKIEKPNPEKNSWETRSLFLDSSDGIDMDEVRTRITNLMKEALENPVLPIEDESAEKERDRDICATNLIHREDQNLRRLISETMQMVKGLVSAKDMKNIAQELQQAKCKALDQLRQSITGQTVLTASAESISGVQSSFREEVDCIVQRYSRRAQTGCPIAPSDST, encoded by the exons ATGACAGATACTAGTATGGACGAGCCAAACAAAAACTGTCATATCGGACTGTGTCTCCTGTGCGGCCTTCCCGGAGCGGGGAAATCCACGTTAGCTCGGCAGCTGAAAAACGGACACAGCGGCTTTCCAGTTGTCGTAATATCCTATGATGACGTTATGGCGGACCTCTCCTTTAAAGAAGATGCGGTGCACGAGTATCGCGATGTTTCCTGCCAGTCCGAGAATGAGGGCGGAAGAGAA ACGTCTCCCTGGAAGCTTCAGCGTCGGCGCCTCCTGCAGTGTCTGGAGCACTTCATTATATCTCTGCTCAATCATTCGCCTTTACAGCCCCCAGGTGGGACCACGGAAGGAACCTGGAAGTGCTTTGTTCAATGCCTGGAAAGTCAAGGCGTGATCTCTGCTGGAGAAGCCTCCGACCGTCTCTGTCTGTCACTGACTGTGACGTCCGGTCCTGTCTGTATTCTCCTGGACGATAACTTCTACTATCAGAGCATGCGCCATGCGGTGTTCCAGCTGGCCCGGACCT ACTCTCTTGGGTTCTGCCAGATATTTTTGCATTGTCCGGTTGACTGCTGCTTACTGCGGAACAACAGGAGGACGGATCGGGTCACGGATAGCACAATAATCCTGATGGACTCCAAAATAGAGAAGCCGAATCCTGAGAAAAACTCCTGGGAAACAAGAAGCTTATTCCTGGACAGCTCCGATGGAATCGATATGGACGA AGTCCGTACAAGAATCACCAATTTAATGAAGGAAGCCTTGGAGAATCCTGTTCTGCCGATCGAGGATGAGAGCGCGGAGAAG GAGAGGGATCGGGATATTTGTGCCACCAACCTCATCCATCGAGAAGATCAAAATCTTCGGCGCCTCATCTCGGAGACCATGCAGATGGTGAAGG GTTTGGTCTCCGCAAAGGATATGAAGAATATTGCACAAGAACTGCAGCAAGCGAAGTGTAAAGCCCTTGATCAGCTAAGGCAAAGTATAACAGGACAGACTGTTCTCACTGCCAGCGCAGAGAGTATCTCCGGGGTACAATCCTCCTTTAGAGAAGAAGTGGACTGTATTGTGCAGAGATACTCGCGCAGGGCTCAGACGGGTTGTCCTATAGCTCCGTCTGATAGTACGTAG
- the PSTK gene encoding L-seryl-tRNA(Sec) kinase isoform X3, producing MCWKTGKKNLKCSQMTSPWKLQRRRLLQCLEHFIISLLNHSPLQPPGGTTEGTWKCFVQCLESQGVISAGEASDRLCLSLTVTSGPVCILLDDNFYYQSMRHAVFQLARTYSLGFCQIFLHCPVDCCLLRNNRRTDRVTDSTIILMDSKIEKPNPEKNSWETRSLFLDSSDGIDMDEVRTRITNLMKEALENPVLPIEDESAEKERDRDICATNLIHREDQNLRRLISETMQMVKGLVSAKDMKNIAQELQQAKCKALDQLRQSITGQTVLTASAESISGVQSSFREEVDCIVQRYSRRAQTGCPIAPSDST from the exons ATGtgctggaaaactggaaaaaaaaatctcaaatgcagtcaaatg ACGTCTCCCTGGAAGCTTCAGCGTCGGCGCCTCCTGCAGTGTCTGGAGCACTTCATTATATCTCTGCTCAATCATTCGCCTTTACAGCCCCCAGGTGGGACCACGGAAGGAACCTGGAAGTGCTTTGTTCAATGCCTGGAAAGTCAAGGCGTGATCTCTGCTGGAGAAGCCTCCGACCGTCTCTGTCTGTCACTGACTGTGACGTCCGGTCCTGTCTGTATTCTCCTGGACGATAACTTCTACTATCAGAGCATGCGCCATGCGGTGTTCCAGCTGGCCCGGACCT ACTCTCTTGGGTTCTGCCAGATATTTTTGCATTGTCCGGTTGACTGCTGCTTACTGCGGAACAACAGGAGGACGGATCGGGTCACGGATAGCACAATAATCCTGATGGACTCCAAAATAGAGAAGCCGAATCCTGAGAAAAACTCCTGGGAAACAAGAAGCTTATTCCTGGACAGCTCCGATGGAATCGATATGGACGA AGTCCGTACAAGAATCACCAATTTAATGAAGGAAGCCTTGGAGAATCCTGTTCTGCCGATCGAGGATGAGAGCGCGGAGAAG GAGAGGGATCGGGATATTTGTGCCACCAACCTCATCCATCGAGAAGATCAAAATCTTCGGCGCCTCATCTCGGAGACCATGCAGATGGTGAAGG GTTTGGTCTCCGCAAAGGATATGAAGAATATTGCACAAGAACTGCAGCAAGCGAAGTGTAAAGCCCTTGATCAGCTAAGGCAAAGTATAACAGGACAGACTGTTCTCACTGCCAGCGCAGAGAGTATCTCCGGGGTACAATCCTCCTTTAGAGAAGAAGTGGACTGTATTGTGCAGAGATACTCGCGCAGGGCTCAGACGGGTTGTCCTATAGCTCCGTCTGATAGTACGTAG